In a single window of the Chloroflexota bacterium genome:
- a CDS encoding phosphopentomutase: MHRVILIILDSVGAGALPDADRYGDAGSNTLANTARAVGGLRLPHMGRMGLGRITDILGVPPDPAPIGAFGRMAEASAGKDTTIGHWELMGIHSPRPLPTYPNGFPPDLMRRFEQAIGRGTLGNYPASGTEIIQELGEEHMRTGKPIVYTSADSVFQIAAHEEVIPIDELYAMCRTARALLTGEHNVGRVIARPFVGAPGHFVRTERRRDFSAPPPAPTVLDHLTDAGIPVVA; encoded by the coding sequence ATGCATCGCGTGATTCTCATCATCCTGGACAGTGTGGGCGCAGGCGCGCTGCCCGACGCCGACCGCTACGGCGACGCGGGCAGCAACACGCTGGCGAACACGGCCCGCGCCGTGGGCGGCCTGCGCCTGCCCCACATGGGCCGCATGGGCCTGGGCCGCATCACGGACATTCTGGGCGTGCCGCCAGACCCCGCGCCCATCGGTGCGTTCGGGCGCATGGCCGAGGCCTCGGCGGGCAAGGATACCACCATCGGCCACTGGGAACTCATGGGCATCCACTCGCCCAGGCCGCTGCCCACGTACCCCAACGGCTTCCCGCCGGACCTGATGCGCCGCTTTGAACAGGCCATCGGGCGCGGGACGCTGGGCAACTATCCGGCGTCGGGCACGGAGATCATCCAGGAACTGGGCGAGGAGCACATGCGCACGGGCAAGCCCATCGTGTACACCTCGGCCGACAGCGTGTTCCAAATCGCCGCGCACGAAGAGGTGATTCCCATAGACGAACTGTACGCCATGTGCCGCACGGCGCGGGCGCTGCTCACCGGCGAGCATAACGTGGGGCGGGTCATCGCGCGGCCCTTCGTGGGCGCGCCGGGCCATTTCGTGCGCACCGAGCGGCGGCGCGACTTCTCGGCCCCGCCGCCGGCCCCCACCGTGCTGGATCATCTGACGGACGCGGGTATCCCCGTCGTGGCCAT
- a CDS encoding nucleoside 2-deoxyribosyltransferase, with the protein MGERTHVAVFRRIVEHIQARGHTVPTTHVARDNVLAEESANTPQQVYERDVAWIRQSDCLVAEVSTPSLGVGYEICYALAHGKPVLCLYQQGRPLSKMILGCTEPGITVRAYADEAEALALVDEFLMQQSAVSG; encoded by the coding sequence ATGGGAGAACGAACCCACGTGGCCGTATTCCGCCGCATCGTGGAGCACATCCAGGCGCGCGGGCACACCGTGCCCACCACCCACGTGGCCCGCGACAACGTGCTGGCCGAAGAATCGGCCAACACGCCCCAGCAGGTCTATGAGCGCGACGTGGCTTGGATTCGCCAGAGCGACTGCCTGGTGGCCGAGGTCTCCACGCCGTCGCTCGGCGTCGGCTACGAAATCTGCTACGCCCTGGCGCATGGCAAGCCGGTGCTGTGCCTGTACCAGCAGGGCCGGCCCTTGTCCAAGATGATCCTGGGATGCACCGAGCCGGGCATCACCGTGCGCGCCTACGCCGACGAGGCCGAGGCGCTGGCCCTGGTGGACGAGTTTCTCATGCAGCAATCGGCCGTCAGCGGCTGA